A region from the Tahibacter amnicola genome encodes:
- a CDS encoding Rap1a/Tai family immunity protein: MSIITIVLALLMSATPTQVEFVGGKRLAELGKAFQRMEAKAGKDDDHLGALYFLGYVAAIADTGGKNELFCIPNDVSIQQVATVVARFVDAHPETWHFRGYYFVEGALAAAFPCS; encoded by the coding sequence ATGTCGATCATCACAATTGTGCTGGCATTGCTAATGTCCGCAACTCCAACACAAGTGGAATTTGTTGGAGGTAAGCGACTGGCGGAACTTGGCAAAGCTTTCCAAAGAATGGAGGCAAAGGCAGGAAAGGACGATGACCATCTTGGAGCGCTATATTTCCTCGGATACGTAGCGGCTATAGCGGATACCGGCGGCAAGAATGAACTCTTTTGCATTCCAAATGATGTGTCTATCCAGCAAGTAGCTACCGTAGTCGCACGATTCGTCGACGCCCATCCGGAAACCTGGCATTTTCGGGGATACTACTTTGTCGAAGGTGCGCTGGCAGCTGCGTTCCCCTGTAGCTAA
- a CDS encoding IS3 family transposase has product MKYAVVAENEGQHSVRMMCRALTVSPGGYYEWRKRKPSRRTRQRAALDTVVDSAFRAQKGRAGAPRLTHGLKQQGINAGHNQVAESLRRQGLRAKAARKFKATTNSAHSLPVAPNLLQQNFSAERPNQAWVADITFVDTAEGWLYLAVVLDLFSRRVVGWSMSDRMTATANWDNQVSDFSDAAARNQQQTGTTNFQNFQTLPPEFRHKPGQPSVRLFRPHRRHSADSSPTSTVSVQQPRNQQTRTTTFCQDFPAWLPPPQE; this is encoded by the coding sequence ATGAAGTACGCCGTGGTCGCCGAGAACGAAGGGCAGCACTCGGTGCGGATGATGTGCCGTGCGCTTACCGTTTCGCCGGGTGGATACTACGAGTGGCGCAAGCGAAAGCCGTCGCGACGGACCCGCCAACGAGCAGCGTTGGATACCGTTGTAGATAGCGCTTTCCGGGCGCAAAAAGGTCGAGCAGGGGCGCCACGTTTGACTCACGGTTTGAAGCAGCAAGGCATCAATGCGGGACACAACCAAGTAGCCGAAAGCCTTCGCCGACAAGGTTTACGCGCCAAGGCGGCGCGCAAATTCAAGGCGACAACGAATTCCGCGCACTCGTTGCCGGTGGCGCCGAATCTGTTGCAGCAGAACTTCAGTGCCGAGCGTCCTAACCAAGCCTGGGTCGCGGACATTACATTTGTGGACACGGCGGAAGGCTGGCTCTACTTGGCGGTCGTGCTTGACCTATTTTCCCGGCGTGTTGTCGGTTGGTCGATGTCGGATCGAATGACGGCTACAGCAAACTGGGACAACCAAGTTTCAGATTTTTCTGACGCCGCTGCCCGAAATCAGCAGCAAACTGGGACAACCAATTTTCAGAATTTTCAGACCCTACCACCGGAATTCCGACACAAACCAGGACAACCAAGCGTCAGACTTTTCCGACCCCACCGCCGGCATTCCGCTGATTCCTCACCCACCAGCACCGTAAGCGTTCAGCAACCCCGGAACCAACAAACCAGGACAACCACTTTTTGTCAGGATTTTCCGGCCTGGCTGCCTCCCCCGCAGGAGTGA
- a CDS encoding transposase, with amino-acid sequence MTKKVVAKKTRNRYSAQFKEQALARAEKDGVAIAAKDLGLAESQLYSWRLKSKQAGQMTEEQRAILADHARLKREVARLEEEVTFLKKAAAYFAKQPK; translated from the coding sequence ATGACCAAGAAAGTTGTGGCAAAGAAGACCCGCAATCGCTATAGCGCGCAGTTCAAGGAACAGGCGCTGGCCCGCGCCGAGAAGGACGGCGTCGCTATCGCGGCGAAAGACCTGGGATTGGCGGAAAGCCAGCTGTATTCGTGGCGTCTGAAGTCCAAGCAAGCGGGTCAAATGACCGAGGAGCAGCGGGCAATTTTGGCGGACCATGCACGCCTGAAGCGCGAGGTCGCCCGTCTTGAGGAAGAAGTTACCTTTTTAAAAAAAGCGGCGGCGTACTTCGCGAAACAGCCCAAATGA
- a CDS encoding heme-binding protein — protein MGRSPFRGMLAGLCLVLAACSGGSNSTSSVGTAPPNTTTPTDTGCTGSCTTAQSFLTTADVEKIVAQAAAEAQAQNRRAVIAVVDRVGNVLAVYGMPERRATIPITSGRGVTGGLEGLEVPPELAAIAKAVTGAYLSSEGNAFSTRTASQIVQEHFNPGEFNAPSGPLFGVQFSQLPCSDLSTRFTSGVGVGPHRSPLGLSADPGGFPLYKAGAPVGGIGVLADERYSLDPSIGDTDRDIDELIALAGTFGYAAPVERRGDRITADGKTFRFTDVEFSHLARDPATAPSLASQGNGTMMAVPGYFGGTVLAGTAFGQAASGIRPDAGDYPNLDAFVLDDGAGNNRYAPRAGTDGANGLTATEARTVVQEALGIANRTRAQIRRPLSTPARVSISVVDTNGTVLALARTRDAPVFGLDVSLQKARAALLFSAATTAADLAAAANARYLNAALDLPNGTVNLSTTGQGDIAARVGQLRSFLGLPTALADTSNAFSNRAVGNLARPYYPDGIISSRAGPLSLNFASWSPFQDGLQLDLVYNAVASHLAFYLNQRGLALTLDGAPLVPAPTPGNPMPIGDVAQNCTGIARAANGIQIFPGSVPIYRGSVLVGAIGVSGDGVDQDDMISFLGVHNAAARLNGSIGNAPREKRVDRLEPAAARLRYVQCPQAPFIGSTDDNVCEGK, from the coding sequence ATGGGGAGATCGCCGTTTCGCGGGATGCTCGCTGGCCTCTGCCTGGTTCTGGCCGCTTGCAGCGGGGGCAGCAACTCCACCAGCTCCGTAGGCACGGCGCCGCCGAACACCACTACGCCGACCGATACCGGCTGCACCGGTTCCTGCACGACGGCGCAGTCGTTCCTGACCACCGCCGACGTGGAGAAGATCGTGGCCCAGGCGGCGGCGGAGGCCCAGGCCCAGAACCGCCGCGCGGTGATCGCCGTGGTCGACCGGGTCGGCAACGTGCTGGCCGTCTATGGGATGCCCGAGCGACGGGCCACGATTCCCATCACCTCCGGCCGCGGCGTCACGGGTGGCCTGGAAGGCCTGGAAGTGCCGCCGGAGCTGGCGGCCATCGCCAAGGCGGTCACGGGCGCCTACCTGTCCTCGGAAGGCAATGCCTTCAGCACCCGCACCGCCAGCCAGATCGTCCAGGAACACTTCAATCCGGGCGAATTCAACGCGCCATCGGGGCCCCTGTTCGGCGTGCAGTTCTCCCAGTTGCCCTGTTCCGACCTCTCCACCCGCTTCACCAGCGGCGTGGGCGTGGGGCCGCACCGGTCGCCACTGGGGCTGTCGGCCGATCCCGGCGGCTTCCCGCTCTACAAGGCCGGCGCGCCGGTCGGCGGCATCGGCGTGCTGGCGGATGAGCGCTATTCGCTCGATCCCTCCATTGGCGATACCGACCGCGATATCGACGAACTGATCGCCCTGGCCGGCACCTTCGGCTACGCGGCCCCCGTCGAGCGGCGCGGCGACCGCATCACGGCCGATGGCAAGACCTTCCGTTTTACCGATGTGGAATTCAGCCACCTCGCGCGCGACCCGGCCACGGCCCCCAGCCTGGCCAGCCAGGGCAACGGCACCATGATGGCAGTGCCCGGCTATTTCGGCGGCACCGTGCTCGCCGGCACCGCCTTCGGCCAAGCGGCCTCCGGCATCCGGCCCGATGCCGGCGACTACCCCAACCTCGACGCCTTCGTCCTCGACGATGGGGCCGGCAACAACCGCTACGCCCCGCGTGCCGGCACCGACGGCGCCAACGGTTTGACCGCCACCGAGGCCCGCACCGTCGTGCAGGAAGCCCTGGGCATTGCCAACCGGACGCGTGCGCAGATCCGCCGGCCGCTCTCGACGCCCGCGCGGGTCAGCATTTCCGTCGTTGACACCAACGGCACCGTGCTCGCCCTCGCCCGCACGCGCGACGCGCCGGTCTTCGGCCTGGATGTTTCACTGCAGAAAGCCCGCGCCGCACTGTTGTTCTCCGCCGCCACCACCGCGGCTGACCTCGCTGCCGCGGCCAACGCCCGCTACCTCAATGCGGCGCTCGATCTCCCCAACGGCACCGTCAACCTTTCCACCACGGGACAAGGCGACATCGCCGCCCGCGTCGGCCAGCTGCGCAGCTTCCTCGGCCTGCCCACGGCCCTGGCCGATACCAGCAATGCCTTCAGCAACCGCGCCGTGGGCAACCTGGCGCGGCCCTACTACCCCGACGGCATCATCAGTTCGCGCGCCGGCCCTCTCAGCCTGAATTTCGCCAGCTGGAGCCCTTTCCAGGATGGCCTCCAGCTCGACCTCGTCTACAACGCTGTCGCCAGCCACCTGGCCTTCTACCTCAACCAGCGCGGCCTCGCTCTCACGCTCGACGGCGCGCCTCTCGTACCTGCGCCCACGCCCGGGAACCCCATGCCGATCGGCGACGTCGCGCAGAACTGCACGGGCATCGCGCGCGCCGCCAACGGCATCCAGATCTTCCCCGGCAGCGTGCCGATCTATCGCGGTAGCGTTCTGGTCGGCGCCATCGGCGTCTCCGGCGACGGCGTCGACCAGGACGACATGATCAGCTTCCTCGGCGTCCATAACGCCGCGGCCCGGCTCAACGGTTCCATCGGCAACGCGCCCCGCGAAAAACGCGTCGACCGCCTCGAACCCGCCGCCGCCCGCCTGCGCTACGTGCAATGCCCGCAAGCCCCGTTCATCGGCTCCACCGACGACAACGTGTGCGAGGGAAAATAA
- a CDS encoding PH domain-containing protein, producing MGYVQSSLTQDERIVAVGKTHWSIYAAPVSIIIPGVATIPFWPPSHIPWWTISLGVVAIGALWWLKRFIYASSTELAVTSRRVVAKFGLISRHTIELGHSKVESFHVEQSIIGRLLNYGTIVIKGSGGTSTPIPAIADPLRFRSAAIAAMEAR from the coding sequence ATGGGCTACGTCCAATCCTCCCTCACCCAGGACGAACGCATCGTCGCCGTCGGCAAGACGCATTGGTCGATTTATGCCGCACCGGTGAGCATCATCATTCCCGGCGTGGCCACAATCCCGTTCTGGCCTCCCAGCCACATTCCCTGGTGGACCATCAGCCTCGGCGTCGTCGCCATCGGCGCGCTGTGGTGGCTGAAGCGCTTCATCTACGCCTCGTCAACCGAACTCGCCGTCACATCACGCCGCGTTGTCGCCAAATTCGGCCTGATCAGCCGCCATACGATCGAGCTGGGCCACAGCAAGGTGGAATCCTTCCACGTCGAACAGAGCATCATCGGCCGGCTTCTCAACTACGGCACGATTGTCATCAAAGGTTCCGGCGGTACCAGCACCCCCATTCCCGCCATCGCCGACCCCCTGCGCTTCCGCAGCGCTGCGATTGCCGCGATGGAAGCCAGGTAG
- a CDS encoding ATP-dependent Clp protease adaptor ClpS, translating into MRNSFWQRFLDELRAAWKGPPPPIIDRDSVSLALKSTLKEDFCYGVELLDDDKTPMDFVADALQRHARMDSRDAQFVTVHIHAHGGILLSTATLEDAQAVARGITDDATRHGFPLVCRVVHRKTPPGDA; encoded by the coding sequence ATGAGGAATTCGTTCTGGCAACGGTTCCTCGACGAACTACGCGCCGCCTGGAAGGGTCCACCGCCGCCGATCATCGACAGGGACAGCGTCTCCCTGGCACTGAAAAGCACGCTGAAGGAAGATTTCTGCTACGGCGTCGAGCTCCTGGACGATGACAAGACACCGATGGATTTCGTGGCCGATGCGCTTCAACGGCATGCGCGCATGGATTCGCGGGACGCGCAATTCGTGACGGTACATATTCACGCGCACGGCGGAATCCTTCTCTCAACGGCGACGCTGGAGGATGCGCAGGCCGTCGCCAGAGGTATCACCGACGATGCCACGCGCCATGGTTTCCCGCTGGTTTGCCGCGTCGTCCATCGCAAAACGCCGCCGGGCGACGCGTGA
- a CDS encoding ATP-dependent Clp protease adaptor ClpS produces MMLTFLTRCLDALKRFWDAPASAVFPTGTSLLDREGFVPDGFLYGVEILNDDSSPMEFVVDCLVTHGNFATKRAYEMMLQIHLRGGAVLPTDTMAQAEAFAEGVTADAKARGYPLVCRAISRDYSP; encoded by the coding sequence ATGATGTTGACGTTCTTGACCCGCTGTCTCGATGCCCTCAAACGATTCTGGGACGCACCTGCCTCGGCCGTATTTCCCACGGGCACATCGCTGCTTGACCGCGAAGGCTTCGTGCCGGACGGCTTCTTGTACGGCGTCGAAATTCTCAACGACGATTCATCCCCCATGGAATTCGTCGTGGATTGCCTTGTCACGCATGGCAACTTCGCCACGAAGCGAGCATACGAAATGATGCTTCAGATCCATTTGCGTGGGGGCGCTGTGCTCCCGACCGACACAATGGCGCAGGCCGAGGCATTTGCCGAGGGCGTGACGGCCGACGCGAAGGCGCGGGGGTATCCCCTCGTTTGCCGCGCCATCTCCCGGGACTATTCACCGTGA
- a CDS encoding cytochrome c3 family protein — MRWLIRRVLKQGKGAVSYEEDVHFGDQLSIGRAADQAIFIPDLRVALKHARVKITGPGRYRVDSLNLAGIRVNGELTYGLAVSAGSTIEIGSTRITLLDPPRDFEAAVEITTLDKTEQAAVHARRAKPTSLKETWLGKRLPSWLLFLGTLVLGLLIPAASHYSPVIARVITAAHLPGTTSWNPGPLDAAHRFFGDDCKRCHDTPFLQVRDRTCLSCHTQIAAHADPAKFNLPALGEARCASCHQDHHGLRGMVRTDQALCATCHTDLKTRTRNASQLADATDFGKNHPDFHINLPAWNDINVFAPQRTLLTPMVKETSGLKFNHVKHLKPDLNTPKGTRTLTCASCHTPDAGGLAMKPIQFETMCHECHTLGFDTFSPEREVPHAKVAEVGYMLDDYYARRALSGGYSDAGAPAVVQARRRPGDPPLSREQQIEALAWARNKARQVVDSIFTDRACITCHTVTPPTAETEWRIAPVRVAGIWFGEASFTHARHATMACGDCHQATTSETASDLLIPGIENCRQCHAGETGGSKVASTCIACHKYHQAEGLKLQSL; from the coding sequence ATGCGTTGGCTGATCCGCCGGGTGCTCAAGCAGGGAAAAGGCGCCGTCTCCTACGAGGAAGACGTGCACTTCGGCGACCAGCTGTCGATCGGCCGCGCCGCGGACCAGGCCATCTTCATTCCGGACCTGCGCGTCGCTCTCAAGCACGCCCGCGTCAAGATCACCGGCCCCGGCCGTTATCGTGTCGATTCCCTCAATCTCGCCGGCATCCGCGTCAACGGCGAACTCACCTACGGCCTCGCCGTCAGCGCCGGTTCCACTATTGAAATCGGAAGCACCCGCATCACCCTGCTTGATCCACCGCGCGATTTCGAAGCCGCCGTCGAAATCACCACACTCGACAAGACCGAACAGGCCGCCGTCCACGCCCGGCGTGCCAAGCCCACCTCGCTCAAGGAAACCTGGCTGGGCAAACGCCTGCCCTCGTGGCTGCTGTTCTTGGGCACGCTCGTCCTGGGCCTGCTGATTCCCGCGGCGTCACACTACAGCCCCGTGATTGCTCGCGTGATCACCGCCGCGCATCTGCCCGGCACTACCAGCTGGAATCCTGGGCCGCTCGATGCCGCACACCGTTTCTTCGGCGACGACTGCAAGCGCTGCCACGACACGCCGTTCCTGCAGGTGCGCGACCGCACCTGCCTCAGCTGCCACACGCAGATCGCCGCACACGCCGACCCCGCAAAATTCAACCTGCCGGCGCTGGGCGAAGCCCGCTGCGCCAGTTGCCACCAGGATCACCACGGCCTGCGCGGCATGGTCCGCACCGACCAGGCCCTCTGCGCCACGTGCCATACCGATCTCAAGACGCGCACCCGCAACGCCAGCCAGCTCGCCGACGCCACCGACTTCGGCAAGAACCACCCGGATTTCCATATCAATCTGCCGGCCTGGAACGACATCAACGTCTTCGCACCGCAACGCACGCTGCTAACACCCATGGTCAAGGAAACCTCGGGCCTGAAATTCAATCACGTCAAGCATCTCAAGCCTGACCTCAACACGCCAAAAGGCACGCGCACACTCACCTGCGCCAGCTGCCACACACCCGATGCCGGCGGCCTGGCCATGAAACCGATCCAGTTCGAGACGATGTGCCACGAATGCCACACGCTGGGCTTCGACACGTTCTCCCCCGAACGCGAAGTGCCGCACGCGAAGGTGGCCGAGGTGGGCTACATGCTGGACGACTACTACGCCAGGCGGGCGCTTTCCGGTGGCTACAGCGACGCCGGCGCGCCCGCGGTCGTCCAGGCGCGGCGGCGTCCGGGTGACCCGCCGCTATCGCGGGAACAGCAGATCGAAGCGCTGGCCTGGGCGCGCAACAAAGCACGACAGGTGGTCGACAGCATCTTCACCGACCGCGCCTGCATCACCTGCCACACCGTCACGCCGCCCACCGCCGAAACCGAATGGCGCATTGCGCCCGTGCGTGTCGCCGGCATCTGGTTCGGCGAGGCATCATTCACCCACGCCAGGCACGCCACGATGGCCTGCGGGGATTGCCATCAGGCCACCACCTCCGAAACCGCCTCCGACTTGCTCATTCCGGGTATCGAGAATTGCCGGCAGTGTCACGCCGGCGAGACCGGGGGAAGCAAGGTGGCGAGTACGTGCATTGCGTGTCACAAGTATCATCAGGCGGAGGGGTTGAAGCTGCAGTCCCTGTAA
- a CDS encoding cyclic nucleotide-binding domain-containing protein, with amino-acid sequence MSERFRIAIVGSGPGGLSAAARAAERGESHVLLEAEAHLSNTIFRYQKGKFVMDEPGILPLRSPVPFKAGSRESILDAWDAAAAKLKINVRHGHEVSVIKKRDDGVFEISCTNGQRFQAQFVVLGIGLQGNIRKLGVPGEDLPIVQYQLDDPDEYEGETIVIVGAGDAAIENAVALSRQNHVVIVNRRDEFARAKKGNETAILKAIEDGIIECYYNAAPERVDALNVGRKKGRMALTTPAGKAQILIDRVIARLGATAPRGFVEACGVTFPSKDPASVPAISPQYESNVKGLYIVGALGGYPLIKQAMNQGFEVIEYIRGEKVEPADEPLLKAKFAAMPGFRSVDEALARVQANVRLLSHITPLQLREFMLDSEIRTPRAGEELFRRNDYTNSFYSVVDGEVQIVVDPVANQRVTLHKGEFFGEMSLISGRRRSATVIAGANCVLVETPRRSMNRLINSVAAVKREIDQTFILRAIQSRFAPEATAAQLADIVSHATLQTFNAGDVLFNEGEIGDCLHLVRVGSLTISRIIGGKDVVLSYVPAGNYVGEMALLGDSKRSATARAAIATETVRLDGESFKTLVARLPALKLRLQQEYRQRAAANLAMQVAPEGGDIIQFLLAQGAGEATDILLIDESLCVRCDNCEKACAETHGGTSRLDREAGPTFASVHVPTSCRHCEHPHCMKDCPPDAIHRAPNGEVYIADNCIGCGNCERNCPYGVIHMASKPPKKPGLLSWLLLGLGPGPGEAPPDPKKKKEAKEKKAVKCDMCKDVKSGPACVRACPTGAAIRISPEDFAAYARSRR; translated from the coding sequence ATGAGCGAGCGGTTCCGGATCGCGATCGTGGGCTCCGGCCCAGGGGGCCTGTCTGCCGCGGCGCGCGCGGCCGAGCGCGGTGAATCCCACGTGCTGCTGGAAGCCGAGGCGCACCTGTCGAATACGATCTTCCGCTACCAGAAGGGCAAGTTCGTCATGGACGAGCCCGGCATCCTGCCCCTGCGCTCGCCCGTGCCCTTCAAGGCCGGCTCGCGCGAAAGCATCCTGGATGCCTGGGACGCCGCCGCCGCGAAGCTGAAGATCAACGTCCGTCACGGGCACGAAGTCAGCGTCATCAAGAAGCGCGACGACGGCGTCTTCGAGATCAGCTGCACCAACGGCCAGCGTTTCCAAGCCCAGTTCGTGGTTCTGGGCATCGGCCTGCAGGGCAATATCCGCAAGCTCGGCGTGCCCGGCGAAGACCTCCCCATCGTCCAGTACCAGCTCGACGACCCGGACGAATACGAAGGCGAAACCATTGTCATCGTCGGCGCCGGCGACGCAGCCATCGAAAATGCAGTAGCGCTGTCCAGGCAGAACCACGTCGTCATCGTGAACCGGCGCGACGAGTTCGCCCGCGCCAAGAAGGGCAATGAAACCGCCATTCTCAAGGCCATCGAGGACGGCATCATCGAGTGCTACTACAACGCCGCGCCCGAACGCGTCGATGCGCTGAACGTGGGCCGCAAGAAGGGCCGCATGGCCCTGACCACGCCAGCGGGCAAGGCACAGATCCTGATCGACCGCGTCATCGCCCGCCTGGGTGCCACCGCGCCGCGCGGCTTCGTGGAAGCCTGCGGCGTGACGTTTCCCAGCAAAGACCCGGCCTCGGTTCCGGCCATCAGCCCGCAGTACGAGTCCAATGTCAAAGGCCTCTACATCGTCGGCGCCCTGGGCGGTTATCCGCTGATCAAGCAGGCGATGAACCAGGGCTTCGAGGTCATCGAGTACATCCGCGGCGAAAAGGTCGAACCGGCGGATGAACCCCTGCTCAAGGCCAAGTTCGCCGCCATGCCCGGTTTCCGCAGCGTCGACGAGGCCCTCGCCCGCGTACAGGCGAACGTGCGCCTGCTTTCGCACATCACCCCGCTGCAACTGCGCGAATTCATGCTCGATTCGGAGATCCGCACGCCCCGCGCCGGCGAAGAGCTGTTCAGGCGCAATGACTATACGAATTCCTTTTATTCGGTCGTCGATGGCGAAGTGCAGATCGTCGTCGACCCGGTCGCCAACCAGCGCGTCACCCTGCACAAGGGAGAATTCTTCGGCGAGATGAGCCTGATCTCGGGCCGTCGCCGCTCGGCCACCGTCATTGCTGGCGCCAACTGCGTGCTCGTGGAAACGCCGCGCCGCTCGATGAACCGGCTGATCAATTCCGTCGCCGCGGTCAAGCGCGAAATCGACCAGACCTTCATCCTGCGCGCCATCCAGTCGCGCTTCGCCCCCGAAGCCACGGCCGCGCAGCTGGCCGACATCGTTTCGCACGCCACGCTGCAGACCTTCAACGCCGGCGACGTGCTCTTCAACGAAGGCGAGATCGGCGACTGCCTGCATCTGGTGCGCGTGGGCTCGCTCACCATTTCGCGCATCATCGGCGGCAAGGATGTCGTGCTCTCCTACGTGCCGGCCGGCAACTACGTCGGCGAAATGGCCCTGCTGGGCGATTCCAAACGCTCCGCGACCGCGCGCGCCGCCATCGCCACCGAAACCGTCCGCCTCGATGGCGAAAGCTTCAAGACCCTCGTCGCCCGCCTGCCCGCGCTCAAGTTGCGCCTGCAACAGGAATACCGCCAGCGTGCGGCCGCCAATCTCGCCATGCAGGTCGCGCCCGAAGGCGGCGACATCATCCAGTTCCTGCTCGCCCAGGGCGCCGGCGAAGCCACCGACATCCTGCTGATCGACGAATCACTCTGCGTGCGCTGCGACAACTGCGAGAAAGCCTGCGCCGAAACCCACGGTGGCACCTCGCGCCTGGACCGCGAAGCCGGGCCGACCTTCGCCAGTGTGCACGTGCCCACCTCATGCCGGCACTGCGAGCATCCCCACTGCATGAAGGATTGCCCGCCCGATGCCATTCACCGCGCGCCCAACGGCGAGGTCTATATCGCCGACAACTGCATCGGCTGCGGCAACTGCGAGCGCAACTGCCCCTATGGCGTAATCCATATGGCCTCCAAGCCGCCCAAGAAGCCGGGCCTGCTGTCGTGGCTGCTGCTGGGCCTGGGGCCCGGCCCCGGCGAGGCCCCGCCCGACCCGAAGAAAAAGAAGGAAGCCAAGGAAAAGAAGGCCGTCAAATGCGACATGTGCAAAGATGTCAAAAGCGGCCCTGCCTGCGTGCGAGCGTGTCCCACCGGGGCCGCCATCCGCATCTCGCCGGAGGACTTCGCCGCCTATGCGCGCAGCCGACGGTAG